The sequence below is a genomic window from Sorangiineae bacterium MSr12523.
ATGACCGATGGCACGGACGAGTACAATGCCAAGAATTACCGCGTGTCGTTCTTCTACGATCTGGCCAAGGCGGCGGTGAATCGCATGGCCTTCGCGCTCGCGCACGAATTGAAGCCACACGGGGCGACCGCGGTTTCGCTCACGCCGGGCTGGCTGCGATCGGAAATGATGCTCGAAGTCTATGGCGTGACGGAGGCGAACTGGCTCGAGGCGACCAAGCGCCAACCGCACTTCGCCATTTCGGAGACCCCGTCGTACGTCGGCCGCGCGGTGGCAGCCCTCGCCGCCGACCCCGAGGTGTCGCGCTGGAATGGGCAATCCCTGTCCAGCGGACAGCTCGCGAAAATCTATGGCTTCACGGATCTCGACGGCAGCCAGCCCGACGCATGGCGATACATGGTCGAGGTGCAAGACCCCGGAAAACCCGCCAACGTCACGGGCTATCGATAATCGCGGTTAACTCTCTGCCAAGAGTTGGGCGATGGTGGCCTTGAGTTTGGCGTGGGCCGCGTCGCCCTCGAGGTATTGGCCGCCGGGGTGGACGTGGCGCACGATGCCTTTCTTGTCGAGCACGAAGGTGACGCTGGTCCAGCCGGTGTCGACCCCGTTCATCCAACTTTTCAGCGTGCGCCAATCTTTGTCGAAGGCGAGAGGGAAGGTGAAACCATAGCGCTTCGACGTGTCGCGGTAGACGCTTGGCTCGAAAGGGCTGTCCTCTTTGTGGTGGTACATGCCCACGACGACGAGGCCCTTCGAGCCGTATTCGCGATCGAATTGCCGCAACGCAGGCGCCGTCGCCGAGCAATAGGGGCAACCGGCCGTCCACCATCGCACGAGAACCACCTTGCCGCGAAGGTCCGCGAGGCGAAGGGGCGGCGAGTTGACCCATAACTCGGGCTGCCACTCCGGGGCGGGTTTGCCATAAAGGGATTCGACACCGGTGCGCGCCTCACGCGCGGGCTCGGAGGCGGAGGTCGTCGTCGTTGCTTGCGGCGGCGGCGGCGGCGGCACGGGCGTACGCGAACAGCCGCAGGCGAGGAGCGTTGCGCATGCGAAAACGCGGATGGGGGTAAGTCGCTCGAACATCGTACGGAAGCGTAGCACCCGAAATCCGTGTACGGCCGCTCGGAACGTGAGACACACGTTCCGCATGGGAAATATCCGAGTCGCATTGCTCTCCAAGGGCGACGTTCATAGCGTGGGTGGCGTTCAGACATCCGTCCAGCGCCTGGCGCACTCTCTCTCGGAGCATGGCCCATTCCACGTGGACATGATCACCCTGCGGCCCGATCTCGACGGGGCCTCCCGTGACGGCTGGTTCGATGAAACCCCGAGCACCACGAAGGACGGTGTCGCGCACTTCGAACTTGCGCCCTTCTGCACGTCGCCCGACCCAAGTGAACGCGGTTTTGCCATGCACCTCGCGCTCGTCGAGCTATGCCGCCGGCGCGCCTACGATCTCGTTCACGGCTTTTACGCAAGCACCGCGGGCTTTTCCGCCGCATACGTGGCCATGGAACGGGGGCTTGCGTCCGTGGTCAGCTTGCGCGGCAACGATATCCATCGCGACATTTTCCACGGCTCGCGGCTCACCCACTTGAGGTGGGCGCTCGAACACGCGACCCAAGTCACGGCGGTGAGCCGTGAAGCCCTGCATCGAGCCGACATCCTTTCACGCTGCGGGAACAAAGGTCGCTGCATCCTCAACAGCGTCGACCCCACGGCGTACCACGAGGGTTCGACGCGGCCTGAAATGGGGAGCCCCGTCATCGGCGCCATGGCCAAATTTCGCAGCAAAAAAGGGCTCACCGTGCTGCTGCGTGCATTCCGTCTCCTCCTGAAGGACTTCCCGGAAGCCCATTTGTGGCTCGTCGGCGACATCATCGACGAGGAAAAAGAATCGATGCATCGTGCGATGGACGAGTGCGGTCTCGGTCGCCGGGTCACCCTGACCGGATTCGTCCCCCGCCATGACGCGCTCCGGTTCCTTCGCGGCATGGACGTCTTCGTTTTGCCATCGCTCCACGAAGGATGCCCGAACGTGTTGCTCGAAGCGATGCTTGCCGGTGCGCCCATCGTCGCCACCCGCGTCGGTGCCGTTCCTGAAATGCTCGTCGATGGCCGCGAAGGCATCCTCGTGGAGCCTGCCTCCGTCCCCTCCCTTCATGCGGGCATCGTGTCGATGCTCCGCGGCGACCGATCGAGTTTCTCCCGTCATGCCCGCGACGCGGCGCTTACTCGCTTTTCGCCCCAACGCGAACGAGATGCCTTCATCGAGGTGTACGAAGAGGCGCTCCGCGCACGGGTCAATCCGACCCGAGCACGGTCATGATGCCGGCGTTCAGAGCGATGGTATGGCCGTACCGGTCGAGGATGGCCGGCGTGTACGCCGACCCGAGGGCCTGATCGAGGAATTGCCGATTCACGATGCGCCCTCCCTGTTCGATTTGGTACGTATGCCCATCTTCGCTGGTGACGAAGACGGTGCCGCGCACATCGACGGCCGGTGCATTGACGCACCACTCGAAGCCGCCCGCATGCTCCGGATCCTCGACGCAAACCACGTTGCCCGAGGCGTCCCGCTTGCACATCTTCGTCTCGGTGTTTTTCGTATTCCATTCGAGTTTCAAGTTCGCATCGAGTTGTGGGAGCAGGAATGGGCCGTACGTGCCGGTGGTGAGATAATCGTCGAAATAGTGATTGTCCTTGCTGATGATCGAATACGTCCCATCATGGCGCCAGACGGCGGGCGTGACGTCCCAGCCAAAATCGAAGTTCGCGAGGTACTCGCCGTCGGACGTGAAGGTGAACAAATGCCCGCGGCTGTAATTGTAATTGCTGATCGTGCCCAGTAGCAGCTTCCCATCGGGCAGCACCACCGGCGACGACGTATCGCCATCGACGAACGCGCCTGCCGGATCGTCGCCCGTCGTGCGGTCGACGCCAAAAGGCGCACCGTTGCGGCAAGGACTCGGCTCCGTCGGATCGCTCTCGTACGCATTGATGACCCCGCAGCCGTCGTGCACCAGACCCCGCAGCGAGCGGCTCCATCGGAGCGAGAGGTCCGACGTGCGAACCGCGATGAAATACGCATAATTCCGGTCTCCGACGGCGCGGCTTCCGGTGTAGAGCGTCTTGCCGTCGGCGCTGAGTGCCGGTGCCATATCGATGGGCGGCGCCTGCCCGAGGCAGGGGACGGGCGCTGGCGGCACCACCGCGCCATTCGCGTCCATCACCGGCCAGGGCAGGGGATCCCTCGGGCGCACGTAGCTGCCCCGGCACATGTCCGTGGGCGCCGGTGCACCCGGCGTGAGCGCGGTATAATCCACGACGCGGTATCTGCCATTCGCGCCAATCCGCACCAGGAGCGCTTGCGTTAGGCGTCTATCGGGATCGGCTTTGAGTACGTTGTAATACAGATTGCCGTCGTCATCGACCGTCAGCGGACTAGCGACATGGTACGCAGGGTCGACCACGGTGCCGAATGGATTGAGTCGCGCGATGGCGCGACCGTGCTTCGGTTCGACGACATGCACCGTGCCGCCGGCGCCTGGCACGAAGAGCACGCGCCGCCCCAGGGCCGATTGGAACACCTGTTCGAAGGCCCTGCCGCCCAGCACCGAAAAAGGCTTCCAATCGCTGGTGAACGTCCAGCGCTCGGAAAGGTGTCCATCGTCGTTGTCGTAGGCCACCATGTTCCAATGAATGAACTCGGTATTCTGCTGGCCGCACGGTGCAGGTTGGCCGGATCCGGGCGGATCGCACGGAACGAACCGTCCGCTTTTGCGCGACATGAAAACCTGATTGCGCCGTGTGAGCGGCATGGCGTAGTGAATCGCCAGGGCAGCGTTGGGGTGCTCGGCCACCTCCTGCTCCACGAATGGGTCGTAGATCGCCGAGGAGATCGTCTTTTTCAGGTCCTGCCCCACGACGCAGGTGCGATTCTGATGCGTTGCATCGCCGCCAAACTGCGTGCGATCGCTGCAATGTTTGCCAAAAAGGTCGTCCTCCTCCGTAAGCCCTTGCGTGCTGCTTTGCGGCGCCCCGTCCGAGTCCGAGTGTGCTCCACAAGAGAGCACGAGCAACGCCGCGGCGGAAGCCGCGAGCCATCCAGCATTCATAGGTCACCTCGTTGGGTTAAGTCGTGTCGATGCCGACACGCGAACCCCCAACGATACGTCTCTACGCCACTCGTGCAATTGACGATCAGGTGTAAATGTCCCAATGACATCCATTCTTGAAACGACGACGTGTCGTGCGAAAACACGCCAATTGTCCAAGGCCATGGACAGTCGTTCCAGAAGACCGCGCCTGTTCGGTATTTCGTCAGGACATCATCATTCGTCGTCATGAATGGACCCAAAACATTGGCATTCGGTGGCATGTTGGTTCTTCTGACGGCGTGCGGAGAGTCTTCCTCCGGAGCGAGCTCGGAGTCGCGCAGTGAAGGCGAGGACTTGGCCAAAACGCAGCAGCTGAACGTAAGCGTCTTTCCCGGGGCTTCCAATTGGCCGCTCTGGGTGGCGAACGAGAAAGGATTCTTTTCGCGTGAGCGAGTTCGGGTCGATGTGAGCCCGACCCCCAATTCCGTCGAACAGATGACGGGGCTCATCGAGGGACGCATCGATATTGCACTAACGGCCATCGACAACATCGTGGCATACCGCGAGGGCCAGGCACCGGTGCCGGTGCTCGGGCCGGATCTGGTGGCCGTGATGGGCATCGATCATGGCTTTCTTCGCGTCATATCGGCACCCGCCGTGCGCACGTACGAGGATTTGCGCGGCAAGACCGTGTCCGTCGATGC
It includes:
- a CDS encoding redoxin family protein → MFERLTPIRVFACATLLACGCSRTPVPPPPPPQATTTTSASEPAREARTGVESLYGKPAPEWQPELWVNSPPLRLADLRGKVVLVRWWTAGCPYCSATAPALRQFDREYGSKGLVVVGMYHHKEDSPFEPSVYRDTSKRYGFTFPLAFDKDWRTLKSWMNGVDTGWTSVTFVLDKKGIVRHVHPGGQYLEGDAAHAKLKATIAQLLAES
- a CDS encoding glycosyltransferase; amino-acid sequence: MGNIRVALLSKGDVHSVGGVQTSVQRLAHSLSEHGPFHVDMITLRPDLDGASRDGWFDETPSTTKDGVAHFELAPFCTSPDPSERGFAMHLALVELCRRRAYDLVHGFYASTAGFSAAYVAMERGLASVVSLRGNDIHRDIFHGSRLTHLRWALEHATQVTAVSREALHRADILSRCGNKGRCILNSVDPTAYHEGSTRPEMGSPVIGAMAKFRSKKGLTVLLRAFRLLLKDFPEAHLWLVGDIIDEEKESMHRAMDECGLGRRVTLTGFVPRHDALRFLRGMDVFVLPSLHEGCPNVLLEAMLAGAPIVATRVGAVPEMLVDGREGILVEPASVPSLHAGIVSMLRGDRSSFSRHARDAALTRFSPQRERDAFIEVYEEALRARVNPTRARS